A region of Neovison vison isolate M4711 chromosome 7, ASM_NN_V1, whole genome shotgun sequence DNA encodes the following proteins:
- the PRR12 gene encoding proline-rich protein 12 isoform X2: MDRNYPSAGFGDPLGAGAGWSYERSAKASLVYGSSRTSHPETDILHRQAYAAPHPLQSYATNHHPAGLSGLFDTGLHHAGSAGPDASVMNLISALESRGPQPGPSASSLLSQFRSPSWQTAMHTPGPTELFISGALPGSSTFPSSSALSAYQHPASFGSRPFPVPSSLSLQDPPFSPPANGLLSPHDVLHLKPSQAPTVPSSLGFERLAGGGVLGPAGLGPAQTPPYRPGPPDPPPPPRHLPTQFNLLASSSAAAAAAAEQSSPQLYNFSGAAPGPPPPERALPRQDTVIKHYQRPASAQPPPPPPPAHALQHYLSCGGSYPSMGHRANLACSPLGGGEPSPGAGEPSKAGPSGAAAGASGRAAGPEAAGGGGAGGGGGGYRPIIQSPGYKTGKGGYGAAAGGANRPPPPRSTATPKCQSLGGPAAAYATGKASGAGGAGGQAYSPGQPQGLLGPQAYGQGFGGGQAQDLSKGPSYSGGPPQPPSGPPPPGLATCQSYSPDQLQGQLYGVQGEPYPGPAAHSQGLPTASPSLSYSTGHSPALSGHGGGWGPSSLGGGGEASPSHIIRPLQSPPAPGRPPGVGSPGAPGKYLSSVLASAPFLAPPGAGSYAAGAGGYKGKGDGSELLAGPGGPPAERTEDEEFLIQHLLQAPSPPRTSGADGLVGEDGAADASKGLGGSGGAGGPPGTPYELAKEDPQRYHLQSVIRSSGSLDEGTTAALELGLGRLKEKKKGPERGGETPEGLATSVVHYGAGAKELGAFLQKSPPPPPPTAQPAQPTPHGLLLEAGGPDLPLVLPPPPPPQLLPSVLSHAPSPSPSAPKVGVHLLESATRDGAPQPPPPPPPPPPPMPLQLEAHLRSHGLEPGAPSPRLRPEESLEPPGTMQELLGALEPLPPGPGDTGVGPPNTEGKDPSGAYRSPSPQGTKAPRFVPLTSICFPDSLLQDEERSFFPTMEEMFGGGAADDYGKAGPPEDEGDPKAGTGQPPGPPAYDPYGPYCPGRASGAGPETPGLGLDPSKPPELPSTVNAEPLGLIQSGPHQAAPPPPPPPPPPPPASEPKGGLTSPIFCSTKPKKLLKTSSFHLLRRRDPPFQTPKKLYAQEYEFEADEDKADVPADIRLNPRRLPDLVSSCRSRPALSPLGDIDFCPPNPGPDGPRRRGRKPTKAKRDGPPRPRGRPRIRPLEVPATSGPASVSTPTDGAKKPRGRGRGRGRKSEEAGGTRLEPLKPLKASDGLGASSGDAISGADHNSLDSSLTREKIEAKIKEVEEKQPEMKSGFMASFLDFLKSGKRHPPLYQAGLTPPLSPPKSVPPSVPARGLQPQPPTAPTVPHPPPSGAFGLGGALEAAESEGLGLGCPSPCKRLDEELKRNLETLPSFSSDEEDSVAKNRDLQESISSAISALDDPPLAGPKDTSTPDVPSLAAEAAVPGPPPLPGLPSASSNGTPEPPLLEEKPPPSPPPAPTPQPPPPPPPPPPPALPSPPPLVVPVSSSPPPPPLPSPPAPPPPPPAVAPEEPAAPSPEEPEPPDARPLHLAKKQETAAVCGETDEEAGESGGEGIFRERDEFVIRAEDIPSLKLALQTGREPPPIWRVQKALLQKFTPEIKDGQRQFCATSNYLGYFGDAKNRYQRLYVKFLENVNKKDYVRVCARKPWHRPPVPVRRSGQAKGPASAGGSSAPTPKAPAPPPKPETADKTVCEKPPEQTPETPVPEPPALEKPSPPRPLEKEKEKERVTRGERPARGERSAGGRQTRPERSLTAGQPATSRLPKARPPKVKAEPPPKKRKKWLKEAAGNASAGGGPPGSSSDSESSPGAPSEDERAVPGRLLKTRAMREMYRSYVEMLVSTALDPDMIQALEDTHDELYLPPMRKIDGLLNEHKKKVLKRLSLSPALQDALHTFPQLQVEQSGEGSPEEGAVRLRPAGEPYNRKTLSKLKRSVVRAQEFKVELDKSGYYTLYHSLHHYKYHTFLRCRDQTLAIEGGAEDLGQEEVVQQCMRNQPWLEQLFDSFSDLLAQAQAHSRCG; the protein is encoded by the exons GCCTCTCTGGACTCTTCGACACTGGCCTCCACCACGCGGGCTCAGCAGGGCCCGACGCCTCCGTCATGAACCTCATCTCGGCCCTGGAGTCCCggggcccccagcctggcccctctgcctcctctctcctctcccagttCCGCAGTCCTTCCTGGCAAACAG CCATGCACACGCCGGGCCCCACGGAGCTCTTCATTTCAGGCGCCCTGCCGGGTTCCAGCACCTTTCCATCCTCCTCTGCCCTGTCGGCCTACCAGCACCCGGCTTCCTTCGGCAGCCGCCCCTTCCCAGTGCCCTCATCCCTCAGCCTTCAAGACCCCCCATTCAGCCCCCCAGCTAATGGGCTCCTGTCTCCTCATGACGTGTTGCACCTGAAGCCCTCGCAGGCACCCACAGTGCCATCCTCGCTGGGCTTCGAGCGCCTGGCGGGGGGTGGTGTCCTGGGGCCCGCTGGTCTCGGCCCGGCCCAGACCCCTCCATACCGTCCCGGCCCCCCAGACCCTCCGCCACCTCCCCGCCACCTCCCGACTCAGTTCAACCTGCTGGCTTCCTCTtctgctgccgccgctgccgccgccgaaCAGTCCTCCCCACAGCTGTACAACTTCTCGGGTGCTGCCCCAGGCCCCCCGCCACCCGAGCGGGCCCTGCCCCGCCAGGACACCGTCATCAAGCACTACCAGCGGCCGGCCAgtgcccagcccccgccccccccgcccccagcccatGCCCTCCAGCACTATCTGAGCTGTGGAGGCAGCTATCCCTCCATGGGCCACAGGGCTAACCTGGCCTGCAGCCCCCTGGGCGGTGGGGAGCCCTCTCCTGGTGCTGGCGAGCCTAGCAAGGCTGGGCCCAGTGGAGCGGCGGCTGGAGCATCCGGCCGGGCTGCAGGCCCTGAGgcggctgggggaggtggggcagggggtggcggTGGAGGTTACCGCCCCATCATTCAGTCGCCCGGTTACAAGACGGGCAAAGGTGGCTATGGAGCGGCTGCAGGCGGTGCCAACAGACCCCCACCACCCCGTTCGACGGCCACACCCAAATGCCAGAGTCTGGGTGGGCCAGCAGCCGCCTATGCCACCGGGAAGGCCTCTGGGGCTGGTGGGGCAGGTGGCCAAGCCTATTCTCCTGGTCAGCCCCAAGGGCTTCTAGGACCCCAGGCCTATGGGCAAGGGTTTGGAGGGGGTCAAGCCCAGGACTTGAGCAAAGGCCCGAGCTACTCAGGGGGGCCCCCGCAGCCTCCCAGTGGCCCCCCACCTCCTGGCCTAGCCACGTGCCAGAGCTACTCCCCAGATCAGCTGCAGGGGCAGCTCTATGGTGTTCAGGGTGAGCCATACCCAGGGCCAGCTGCCCACTCCCAGGGGCTGCCCACGGCCAGCCCCTCGCTCAGCTACAGCACTGGCCATTCCCCTGCGCTCTCGGGTCACGGAGGTGGCTGggggcccagctctctgggggggggtggggaggccagcCCTTCTCACATCATCCGCCCGCTGCAGTCGCCGCCCGCCCCCGGCCGCCCGCCGGGAGTCGGCTCTCCGGGGGCCCCCGGCAAATACCTGAGTTCCGTCCTGGCGTCAGCCCCGTTCCTGGCACCCCCAGGAGCCGGCAGCTATGCAGCTGGAGCAGGGGGCTACAAAGGCAAGGGGGATGGCTCGGAGCTGCTGGCAGGGCCCGGCGGCCCTCCTGCCGAGCGCACAGAAGATGAGGAATTCCTCATCCAGCATCTCCTGCAGGCTCCTAGCCCCCCACGGACCTCAGGGGCAGACGGCTTGGTGGGGGAAGATGGGGCGGCAGATGCCTCCAAGGGACTTGGGGGTAGTGGTGGGGCCGGGGGCCCACCGGGCACACCCTACGAGCTGGCTAAGGAAGACCCCCAGAGGTATCATCTACAGAGCGTTATCCGCAGCAGTGGCAGCCTTGATGAGGGTACCACAGCAGCCCTggagctgggcctggggaggctgaaggagaaaaagaaagggccGGAACGGGGCGGTGAGACCCCAGAGGGGCTGGCCACCTCAGTTGTCCACTATGGGGCAGGTGCCAAGGAGCTGGGGGCCTTCCTCCAAAAGagcccaccacccccacctcccacagctCAGCCTGCCCAGCCCACACCCCACGGCCTCCTCCTGGAGGCTGGGGGCCCTGACCTACCACTGGTGCTGCCCCCACCTCCGCCCCCACAGCTGCTCCCCTCAGTCCTCAGCCATGCCCCCAGTCCCTCTCCCAGCGCCCCCAAAGTTGGCGTTCATCTCCTGGAGTCAGCCACCCGCGACGGAGCACCCCAGccacccccgccgccgcccccgcctccACCACCCATGCCCCTCCAGCTCGAGGCCCATCTCCGCAGCCACGGCCTGGAGCCTGGTgcccccagcccccgcctgcGACCCGAGGAGAGTCTGGAGCCGCCGGGCACCATGCAAGAATTGcttggggccctggagccactgcccccggGGCCCGGTGACACTGGTGTGGGCCCACCTAATACCGAAGGCAAGGATCCCTCCGGTGCCTACCGCAGCCCCAGCCCGCAGGGCACCAAGGCCCCCCGCTTTGTGCCACTCACGTCCATCTGTTTTCCTGACTCCTTGCTCCAAGATGAGGAGCGCAGCTTCTTCCCCACCATGGAAGAGATGTTCGGCGGAGGGGCAGCGGACGACTATGGCAAGGCTGGGCCACCCGAGGACGAGGGCGATCCCAAGGCGGGGACTGGGCAGCCTCCAGGCCCCCCAGCCTATGATCCTTATGGGCCCTACTGCCCTGGTCGGGCGTCTGGAGCTGGGCCTGAGACGCCAGGCCTGGGCCTGGACCCCAGCAAGCCGCCTGAGCTGCCCTCCACGGTCAACGCCGAGCCTCTGGGCCTGATCCAGAGCGGGCCCCACCAGGCGGCCCCGCCACCACCGCCGCCACCGCCACCACCGCCGCCTGCCTCGGAGCCCAAGGGAGGCCTCACCTCGCCCATCTTCTGCTCTACCAAGCCAAAGAAGCTGCTCAAGACGTCCTCCTTCCACCTGCTGCGGCGCCGTGACCCGCCCTTCCAGACACCCAAGAAGCTGTACGCCCAGGAGTACGAGTTTGAGGCGGATGAGGACAAGGCCGATGTGCCTGCTGACATCCGTCTGAACCCTCGACGCCTGCCCGACCTGGTGTCCAGCTGCCGCTCCCGCCCAGCCCTCTCACCCCTGGGCGACATCGACTTCTGTCCACCCAACCCAGGCCCGGATGGCCCCAGGCGCCGTGGCCGCAAGCCCACAAAGGCTAAGCGTGATGGCCCACCCCGTCCCCGGGGGAGGCCCCGGATCCGCCCGCTGGAAGTCCCCGCCACTTCTGGGCCAGCCTCAGTCTCCACGCCCACTGATGGGGCCAAGAAACCTCGGGGCCGGGGCCGTGGTCGGGGCAGGAAGTCTGAGGAGGCGGGGGGCACGCGGCTGGAGCCCCTAAAGCCACTTAAG GCCAGCGATGGTCTGGGAGCCTCCTCAGGCGATGCTATATCCGGCGCTGACCACAACAGCCTGGATTCCAGCCTGACCCGGGAGAAGATCGAGGCCAAGAtcaaggaggtggaggagaagcaGCCAGAGATGAAGTCCGGATTCATGGCCTCCTTCCTGGACTTCCTCAAGTCCGGCAAGCGTCATCCGCCACTCTACCAGGCCGGCCTGACACCCCCGCTCAGCCCCCCCAAGAGCGTGCCGCCCTCCGTGCCCGCCCGTGGCCTGCAGCCTCAGCCTCCTACTGCCCCCACTGTGCCACACCCCCCGCCCTCCGGCGCCTTCGGGCTGGGGGGCGCACTAGAGGCGGCCGAGagtgaggggctggggctgggctgcccTTCACCCTGTAAGCGGCTAGACGAGGAGCTGAAGCGGAACCTGGAGACGctgccctccttctcctctgaTGAAGAAGACTCGGTGGCCAAGAACCGGGACCTGCAGGAGAGCATCTCCTCGGCCATCTCTGCGCTCGACGACCCACCCCTCGCTGGGCCTAAGGACACTTCCACCCCAGATGTGCCCTCCTTGGCAGCTGAGGCTGCGGTGCCAGGGCCTCCCCCACTCCCGGGGCTCCCTAGTGCCAGCAGCAATGGCACACCTG AGCCCCCGCTGCTGGAGGAGAAGCCCCCGCCCTCGCCGCCTCCTGCCCCAACGCCGCAGCCGCCTCCgccgcccccaccacccccgccgcCAGCCCTGCCCTCGCCGCCCCCTCTGGTGGTCCCAGTATCCAGctcgccgcccccgccgcccctgccGTCGCCGCCCGCCCCACCGCCGCCCCCGCCGGCCGTCGCGCCCGAGGAGCCTGCCGCCCCGTCCCCCGAGGAGCCCGAGCCACCCGATGCACGGCCCCTGCACTTGGCCAAGAAGCAGGAGACGGCGGCAGTGTGTGGGGAGACTGATGAGGAGGCCGGCGAGAGCGGCGGGGAGGGCATCTTCCGGGAGCGCGACGAGTTCGTCATCCGCGCCGAGGACATCCCTTCTCTCAAG CTGGCTCTGCAGACGGGGCGGGAGCCCCCCCCCATCTGGCGAGTGCAGAAGGCCCTGCTGCAGAAATTCACTCCAGAGATCAAGGACGGGCAGCGGCAGTTTTGTGCCACCAGTAAT TATTTGGGATATTTTGGGGACGCGAAAAACCGGTATCAGCGCCTTTATGTCAAGTTCCTGGAAAATGTCAACAAGAAGGATTATGTGAGGGTCTGTGCCCGAAAACCCTGGCACCGGCCCCCAGTGCCCGTCAG ACGCTCAGGGCAGGCCAAGGGCCCTGCGTCTGCTGGGGGCAGCTCGGCACCAACTCCCAAGGCCCCGGCACCACCTCCTAAGCCCGAGACCGCTGATAAGACGGTATGTGAGAAGCCCCCGGAGCAGACGCCTGAGACACCCGTGCCCGAGCCCCCTGCTCTTGAGAAGCCCTCCCCGCCACGGCCCCtcgagaaggaaaaggagaaggagcgGGTGACACGTGGGGAGCGGCCGGCCCGGGGAGAGCGGAGCGCAGGCGGACGGCAGACTCGGCCTGAGCGGAGCCTCACTGCGGGACAGCCGGCCACCTCCCGGCTGCCCAAGGCCCGGCCCCCCAAGGTGAAGGCCGAGCCGCCCcccaagaagaggaagaagtggCTGAAGGAGGCAGCGGGCAACGCCTCTGCGGGCGGGGGTCCACCAGGCAGCTCCTCGGACTCGGAGTCATCCCCGGGAGCACCCAGCGAGGACG agCGGGCAGTCCCTGGGCGTCTGCTGAAGACGCGGGCAATGCGGGAGATGTACCGCAGCTACGTGGAGATGTTGGTGAGCACAGCCCTCGACCCAGACATGATCCAGGCCCTGGAGGACACGCACG ACGAGCTGTACTTGCCGCCCATGCGGAAGATCGATGGTCTCCTCAATGAGCACAAGAAGAAAGTCCTGAAGCGGCTGTCACTGAGCCCAGCCCTGCAG GACGCCCTGCACACGTTCCCCCAACTGCAAGTGGAGCAGAGCGGGGAGGGCTCCCCGGAGGAGGGGGCCGTGCGGCTGCGGCCGGCGGGGGAGCCGTACAACCGCAAGACGCTCAGCAAACTCAAGAGGAGCGTGGTCCGAGCCCAG GAGTTCAAGGTGGAGCTGGACAAGTCGGGATACTACACACTCTACCACTCCCTCCACCACTATAAGTACCATACTTTCCTGCGCTGCCGGGACCAG ACCCTGGCCATCGAGGGCGGTGCTGAGGACCTGGGCCAGGAGGAGGTGGTCCAGCAGTGCATGCGGAACCAGCCGTGGCTGGAACAGCTCTTCGACTCCTTCAGCGACCTGCTGGCCCAAGCACAGGCCCACAGCCGCTGTGGGTGA